The genomic interval CCGTCCCGCAGGCGGCCCCTTCCATAACGCCCGCCGATCCAAAGCATAAGTCGAGGTTTAGCAACGCCCCGCGTGCGGCCTTGCCGCTAGTCTGGACACTGAGCCTCGCCCCCGGCGGCGAACGGCGCGCCACGCGGCGGCGCCGTTCACGAACCGCAACGCCGGCGGTGTTTTCGAATCCCCTTCCCTAAGGAGCCAGTGTGATTTCAGGTCCTCAATTCCCGCTGCCCGCGAACGAACCCGAACTGCATTTCGGCACGGGCACGCAGGCGCAAGCGGAGCTGCGCAAGGCGCTCGAACAGCGCGACGTGGTGGACATTCCCACCGTGATCGACGGCCAGCGCTACTTCTCCAACGACGTGGTCGAAGTGCGCGCGCCGCACGACACGCAGCGCCTGCTCGCCCGCATTCACCGCCCGACCGAAGCGCAGATCCAGCAAGCGGTCGCGAGCGGCAAGCGTGTGGCGAAGGACTGGGCCAAACTCACGCACGCGAGCCGCGCCACGATCCTGCATCGCGCCGCCGACATCATCGCGACGCGTTCGCGCATGAAGATCAACGCCGCCACCATGCTCGGCCAGAGCAAGACCGTGGAAGAAGCCGAGCCGGACAGCGCCTGCGAACTGATCGACTTCCTGCGCTTCAATGCCTATAACGCGCAACGCGTGTACGCCGAGCAACCCATGTCGGTGGCCACGGCCGCGAACCGCGCCGACTGGCGTCCGCTCGAAGGTTTCGTCTATGCCGTGTCGCCGTTCAACTTCACGGCTATCGGCGGCAATCTGACCACGGCGCCCGCCATCATGGGCAACACCGTGCTGTGGAAGCCCTCGGAAAAGTCGGCGCTCGCCAACTACATCTTCTTCGAAGCGCTCGAAGAAGCGGGCCTGCCGCCGGGCGTCATCAACTTCGTGCCGGGCGAGGCCGAACTCACCACGCGCGTGGCGCTCGCCTCGCCCGATCTCGCCGGCATCCACTTCACGGGTTCTTCGGCCGTGTTCCAGTCGCTCTGGAAAGGCGTGGCTTCGAAGGTCGACTCGTTCCGCACCATTCCGCGCCTCGTGGGCGAAACGGGCGGCAAGGACTTCGTACTCGCGCATGCCTCGGCGCATCCGTCCGAAGTGGCCATCGCGCTGATTCGCGGCGCGTTCGGCTATCAAGGCCAGAAGTGCAGCGCCGCCTCGCGCGCCTACATTCCGCGCAGCCTGTGGTCGCAAGTGCGCGACGAACTGCGCGCGCGTCTCGCCGAGCTGAAAGTGGGCGACGTGGCCGACTTCAGCACGTTCATGGGCGCCGTGATTTCCGAAGCCTCGCACCAGAAGCTGAGCCGCGTGCTGGCCGCGGCGAAGGACGACTCGGCCGTGACCTTCGTGAGCGGCGGCAAGACGTGGTCGGAGCCGGGCTATTTCGTCGAGCCGACCGTGCTCGAAGTGAGCAACCCGAAGCACGCGCTCATGACCGAGGAACTGTTCGGGCCGATCCTCTCGGTGTTCGTCTACGAAGACAACGCATGGGATGACACGCTCACGCTGATCGACTCGACGAGCCCCTATGCCCTCACCGGCTCGATCTTCTGCACGGACCGCTTCGCGCTGCATCAAGCCGAAGACGTGCTCGTCAACGCAGCGGGCAACCTCTACCTCAACGACAAGCCCACGGGCGCGATGATCGGCCAGCAACCGTTCGGCGGCGGCCGCGCGAGCGGCACCAACGACAAGGCCGGTTCGTATCTGAACCTGCTGCGCTGGGCCTCGCCGCGCGTCGTGAAGGAAACCTATCTGCCCACGCGCGAGTGGCGCTTCGGCGCTTGAATGCGCGCTTGATTGCGCGTTGGAATGCGCGCCTGCATGAACGCATGAGCGCGCGGTGGAGATCGCATCCCGGCATCGTCGGGATGCCTTGAAAAAAGGGCTCATCGTACGATGAGCCCTTTTTCTTTTACATGTTCGGATAGTTCGGTCCGCCGCCGCCTTCGGGCGTGACCCAGACGATATTCTGCGTCGGGTCCTTGATATCGCAGGTCTTGCAGTGAATGCAGTTCTGCGCGTTGATGACGAGCGCGCTCTCTCCCGCCGGTGCTTCCGTGAACTCATACACGCCCGCCGGGCAGAAGCGCGCTTCCGGTCCCGCGTACCGCCCGAGATTCACGCGCACGGGCACGCTCGCGTCCTTGAGTGTGAGATGCACGGGCTGGTTTTCTTCGTGATTCGTGTTCGAGAGGAACACCGAGGAAAGCCGGTCGAACGTGAGCTTGCCGTCCGGTTTCGGATACACAATGGGCTTACACTGCGCCGCTGGCTGCAATGTTTCGTGATCCGAATGATGATGATGCAGCGTCCAGGGCACCCGGCCGCCCAGCACCTTCTGCTCCAGCCCCACCATCATGCTGCCCACATACAGGCCTTTGCTCATCCACTGCTTGAAATTGCGCGCGCGATGCAGTTCTTCCTTGAGCCACGACTGCTCGAAGGCCTGCGGATAGGCATCGAGCGTGTCGTTGCCACGTCCCGCTTGCAGCGCCTCGAACGCGGCTTGCGCGGCCATCTTGCCCGAAGCGATTGCCGCATGGCTGCCCTTGATGCGCGAGGCGTTGAGCATGCCCGCCTCGCAGCCGATCAGCGCGCCGCCCGCGAACGCGAGCTTCGGCATCGACATGATTCCGCCCGCCGCAATCGCGCGCGCGCCGTACGACAAACGCCGGCCACCTTCGAGGAAACGCCGGATCGCGGGGTGCGTCTTGTAGCGCTGGAATTCCTCGAACGGCGAGAGATACGGATTGGTATAACCGAGCCCGACGACGAAACCCACCACCACCTGGTTGTCGTTCAGGTGATAGAGAAACGAGCCGCCATACGTGTCGCTTTCGAGCGGCCAGCCCGCCGTGTGGATCACGAGTCCGGGCTTGTGCAGCGCCGGGTCGATCTCCCAGAGTTCCTTGATGCCGAGGCCGTACACCTGCGGGTCCGCGCCTTCGTCGAGCTTGAAACGCGCGATGAGTTCGCGCCCGAGATGGCCGCGCGCGCCTTCGGCGAACAGCGTGTAGCGCGCATGCAGTTCCATGCCCAGCTGGAAGTTGGCGGTGGGTTCGCCGTCCTTGCCCACGCCCATGTTGCCCGTGGCCACGCCGCGCACTTCGCCGTGTTCGCCGTACAGCACTTCGGCCGCCGCGAAACCCGCGAAGATCTCCACGCCCAGCGCTTCGGCCTGTTCCGCGAGCCAGCGCGTGACGTTGCCGAGACTCACCACGTAATTGCCGTGGTTCTTGAAGTTGTCGGGGAGCAGCCAGTTGGGCACCGGCTTCGCGCCGCTTTCGGAGAGAAACAGAAAGCGGTCTTCGGTCACGGGCACGTCGAGCGGCGCGCCGCGCTCCTTCCAGTCGGGAATCAGTTCGTCGAGCGCGCGCGGGTCCGTGACCGCGCCCGAGAGCGTGTGTGCGCCAACCGCCGAGCCCTTTTCGAGCACACACACGCTCACTTCGGCGTTGCGTTCCTGCGCCATCTGCTTGAGACGAATGGCGGCGGATAAACCGGCCGGCCCTCCGCCGACGATGACGACGTCGTATTCCATCGATTCGCGCGGGCCAAACTGCGCTGCGAAGTTATTCGTGTTCATTTCGACCGATATGT from Paraburkholderia acidisoli carries:
- a CDS encoding electron transfer flavoprotein-ubiquinone oxidoreductase encodes the protein MNTNNFAAQFGPRESMEYDVVIVGGGPAGLSAAIRLKQMAQERNAEVSVCVLEKGSAVGAHTLSGAVTDPRALDELIPDWKERGAPLDVPVTEDRFLFLSESGAKPVPNWLLPDNFKNHGNYVVSLGNVTRWLAEQAEALGVEIFAGFAAAEVLYGEHGEVRGVATGNMGVGKDGEPTANFQLGMELHARYTLFAEGARGHLGRELIARFKLDEGADPQVYGLGIKELWEIDPALHKPGLVIHTAGWPLESDTYGGSFLYHLNDNQVVVGFVVGLGYTNPYLSPFEEFQRYKTHPAIRRFLEGGRRLSYGARAIAAGGIMSMPKLAFAGGALIGCEAGMLNASRIKGSHAAIASGKMAAQAAFEALQAGRGNDTLDAYPQAFEQSWLKEELHRARNFKQWMSKGLYVGSMMVGLEQKVLGGRVPWTLHHHHSDHETLQPAAQCKPIVYPKPDGKLTFDRLSSVFLSNTNHEENQPVHLTLKDASVPVRVNLGRYAGPEARFCPAGVYEFTEAPAGESALVINAQNCIHCKTCDIKDPTQNIVWVTPEGGGGPNYPNM
- the pruA gene encoding L-glutamate gamma-semialdehyde dehydrogenase, which gives rise to MISGPQFPLPANEPELHFGTGTQAQAELRKALEQRDVVDIPTVIDGQRYFSNDVVEVRAPHDTQRLLARIHRPTEAQIQQAVASGKRVAKDWAKLTHASRATILHRAADIIATRSRMKINAATMLGQSKTVEEAEPDSACELIDFLRFNAYNAQRVYAEQPMSVATAANRADWRPLEGFVYAVSPFNFTAIGGNLTTAPAIMGNTVLWKPSEKSALANYIFFEALEEAGLPPGVINFVPGEAELTTRVALASPDLAGIHFTGSSAVFQSLWKGVASKVDSFRTIPRLVGETGGKDFVLAHASAHPSEVAIALIRGAFGYQGQKCSAASRAYIPRSLWSQVRDELRARLAELKVGDVADFSTFMGAVISEASHQKLSRVLAAAKDDSAVTFVSGGKTWSEPGYFVEPTVLEVSNPKHALMTEELFGPILSVFVYEDNAWDDTLTLIDSTSPYALTGSIFCTDRFALHQAEDVLVNAAGNLYLNDKPTGAMIGQQPFGGGRASGTNDKAGSYLNLLRWASPRVVKETYLPTREWRFGA